A window of the Mesotoga prima MesG1.Ag.4.2 genome harbors these coding sequences:
- the lysS gene encoding lysine--tRNA ligase, translating into MSEETRRQRIEEINQMRQEGIEPYPYSFDKTHWAAQIKSEFAYLQNSETKEDTVLSTAGRVVAVRNHGKSSFFVLRDNSDRIQAYIRLDGVGAESFEVFKKYVNIGDFVGVKGFPFKTHTGEISVFVKEFEILSKSIRMMPEKWHGVKDKEIIYRQRYVEMLSSDDALKRFKIRSELFRLVREFLQSKNFVEVDTPMLHYLTGGASARPFKTHINVFESDMYLRIAEELFLKRYLVGGFERIFEIGKNFRNEGVSYKHHPEFTMMELYWAYADYNDIMNITEEMINFVVREIAGSEIISYQGKEIDFSRPWRRVKMADFIKENLGVDILEDSDDRMMAVLKKHNTEPEIKERGHLIEKLWDLVEHNLVNPTFVTEHPVIISPLSKVHREDSRVTERFELIISSMEMANAFSELNDPIEQYNRFLHQAGLRDIGDEEAQMMDHDFIRALEYGMPPTGGLGVGWDRIIMLVTDSPSIRDIIPFPLVRPISFEEEEALEISDEQ; encoded by the coding sequence ATGAGTGAAGAAACACGTAGACAGAGAATCGAAGAGATAAATCAGATGCGTCAGGAGGGTATTGAACCTTACCCGTATAGCTTTGATAAGACGCACTGGGCAGCTCAGATCAAGAGCGAGTTCGCCTATCTTCAAAATTCGGAAACGAAGGAAGATACAGTTCTTAGTACGGCCGGCAGAGTTGTCGCCGTGAGAAATCACGGAAAATCGAGCTTCTTTGTCTTGAGGGATAACTCTGACAGAATCCAGGCATACATCAGGCTTGACGGAGTGGGAGCGGAGAGCTTCGAGGTTTTCAAGAAATACGTTAATATTGGTGATTTTGTCGGCGTAAAGGGATTTCCCTTCAAGACCCACACGGGAGAGATATCCGTTTTTGTTAAGGAGTTCGAAATACTCTCCAAGTCTATCAGGATGATGCCGGAGAAGTGGCACGGCGTCAAGGACAAGGAGATAATCTACAGGCAAAGATACGTAGAGATGCTTTCAAGTGACGACGCGCTGAAGAGATTCAAGATTCGTTCCGAGCTGTTCCGGCTGGTCAGAGAATTTCTTCAGTCCAAGAATTTTGTTGAAGTGGACACTCCAATGCTCCATTATTTGACCGGGGGTGCGTCAGCGAGACCATTCAAGACTCATATCAACGTCTTCGAGTCGGATATGTACTTGAGGATAGCGGAAGAGCTCTTCCTCAAAAGGTATCTGGTCGGAGGATTTGAGAGAATCTTTGAAATCGGGAAGAACTTCCGAAACGAAGGTGTCTCATACAAGCATCATCCTGAGTTTACGATGATGGAATTGTACTGGGCTTACGCGGACTACAACGACATAATGAACATCACCGAAGAGATGATAAATTTCGTGGTCCGTGAGATCGCTGGCTCGGAGATTATTTCATACCAGGGTAAAGAGATCGATTTTTCAAGGCCTTGGCGCAGAGTGAAGATGGCAGATTTTATCAAGGAGAATCTAGGCGTTGATATCCTGGAGGACTCAGATGATAGAATGATGGCCGTCCTTAAGAAACACAACACAGAACCGGAGATTAAAGAGAGAGGCCATTTAATCGAAAAATTGTGGGATTTGGTTGAGCATAATCTTGTGAATCCCACCTTTGTTACCGAACACCCGGTAATTATTTCTCCGCTTTCAAAGGTGCACAGAGAAGACTCAAGAGTTACAGAGAGATTTGAACTGATAATAAGCTCGATGGAAATGGCTAATGCTTTCAGTGAGCTGAATGATCCTATAGAGCAGTACAACCGTTTCCTCCATCAGGCGGGTTTAAGGGATATAGGTGATGAGGAAGCTCAAATGATGGATCATGACTTTATCAGAGCCCTCGAATACGGTATGCCCCCTACGGGTGGGCTTGGAGTGGGTTGGGACAGGATAATTATGCTGGTTACTGATTCCCCATCGATCAGGGATATAATTCCCTTTCCACTTGTAAGACCTATCTCCTTTGAGGAAGAAGAAGCATTAGAGATAAGCGATGAACAGTAG
- the murI gene encoding glutamate racemase — protein sequence MTRLRSRLRIGVFDSGIGGLTVLKRLVETLPEGVSFHYFADTARVPYGSKPVETLRRYVREIFDLFAHLNVDAIVTACNTSDSILTQSDKAELGVPYFSIIDPTVRRIGESAPGNSTVAIIATENTVKKSLYLRKLFRYESFSKIVQKACPLFVPLIEEGIWEGEIVDSIVKYYLNDFAEIEPDFMILGCTHYPFIKNSIERFLPSKTKVVDPSEYIVRDVADWATILSPEPSTVDYYVSGNTRIFQDILKRYLGRFENVKGVDLNVTGINVRGRV from the coding sequence GTGACGAGGTTGAGAAGTAGATTAAGAATTGGAGTTTTTGATTCCGGAATAGGTGGCCTCACTGTTCTCAAAAGGCTCGTGGAGACGTTACCCGAAGGAGTGAGTTTTCATTATTTTGCCGATACTGCCAGAGTTCCTTACGGCTCAAAGCCAGTAGAGACGCTAAGAAGATATGTAAGAGAAATATTCGACCTCTTTGCTCATTTGAATGTCGATGCAATAGTGACGGCCTGTAACACTTCTGATTCGATACTTACGCAAAGTGATAAAGCGGAGCTCGGTGTTCCATACTTCAGCATAATTGATCCTACAGTTAGAAGAATCGGCGAGTCGGCTCCCGGTAATTCAACGGTGGCCATAATCGCAACTGAAAACACGGTAAAGAAGTCTCTTTACCTCAGAAAGCTATTTCGCTATGAAAGCTTCAGTAAGATAGTTCAAAAAGCTTGCCCACTCTTCGTGCCGTTGATCGAAGAGGGTATCTGGGAAGGTGAGATTGTCGACTCGATCGTCAAGTATTATTTGAATGACTTTGCTGAGATTGAGCCAGACTTCATGATTCTCGGATGCACTCACTACCCTTTCATAAAAAACTCGATTGAGAGGTTTTTGCCTTCAAAAACCAAGGTTGTCGATCCATCCGAGTATATTGTGAGGGACGTAGCTGACTGGGCTACGATTTTGTCGCCTGAACCTTCGACGGTTGATTATTACGTAAGTGGCAACACCAGAATTTTCCAGGATATTCTAAAGAGATATCTCGGAAGATTCGAGAATGTGAAGGGTGTCGATCTGAACGTTACAGGGATAAATGTGAGAGGAAGAGTTTAG
- a CDS encoding GatB/YqeY domain-containing protein, giving the protein MTLYDRIQQDMKEAMKARDSLKTNTLRSVISSVKMYLASSEEARSGELTDEIVIGLVRKEAKKREESIEAYRKAERDDLVQSESEELEILKSYLPEEMSPDEIRAVALKTIEDLKANNPSDLGKVMRELMVRLKGRVDGKLVNKIVRELLESR; this is encoded by the coding sequence ATGACTCTTTATGATCGCATTCAGCAGGATATGAAAGAAGCAATGAAGGCAAGAGACTCTCTCAAGACCAATACACTGAGAAGCGTGATCTCGTCGGTAAAGATGTATCTTGCCTCTTCTGAAGAAGCTAGATCGGGTGAGCTAACGGATGAGATTGTGATTGGCCTTGTAAGAAAAGAGGCGAAAAAACGTGAAGAGTCCATCGAAGCGTACAGAAAGGCTGAAAGAGACGATTTAGTACAAAGTGAATCCGAAGAGCTCGAAATACTTAAGAGTTATCTTCCCGAAGAAATGAGTCCTGATGAAATAAGAGCAGTAGCACTAAAGACAATCGAGGATTTGAAGGCAAACAACCCCTCCGATCTGGGAAAGGTTATGAGAGAACTGATGGTTAGATTGAAGGGGAGAGTGGATGGGAAACTCGTCAACAAGATTGTCAGGGAGCTTTTGGAGAGTAGATGA
- the whiA gene encoding DNA-binding protein WhiA, giving the protein MSYADKLKEELCHLPLDDQAECRAEYLGFVKSRGTLRLRGNTSFLVIPLTSITSLKRLFQVSKRLSIPIFETQVIEEVRLDRKRGGELSYLYGEVEEFLRRNGISVRDDSIPRPVREDPVYFGAFLRGLYLAGGSVVDPSKEYHLEITLDTTEAFVNSVKQYVSENFNIKVGVVKVRDKFKAYVKSSMDIIELLSLMGGKKTVTRLSSAIEVRKIRSDVSRTLNFLTANANKSGQAMAKHVKAIRIVDRKLGIENLEEDLQQVAILRLENEDLNLRELGEIMNPPMSKSAVYNRLKKLMALAEELGDK; this is encoded by the coding sequence TTGAGCTATGCCGACAAACTCAAAGAAGAGTTATGTCATCTTCCGCTCGATGATCAGGCAGAATGTAGAGCCGAGTATCTTGGCTTCGTTAAATCAAGGGGAACTTTGAGATTAAGGGGGAACACCTCGTTCTTGGTGATTCCTCTCACGTCAATTACAAGTTTGAAGAGGCTGTTTCAGGTTTCAAAGAGACTTTCTATTCCAATTTTTGAAACCCAGGTAATCGAAGAAGTCAGATTAGATAGGAAACGCGGCGGAGAACTGAGTTATCTCTATGGAGAAGTTGAAGAATTTCTTCGAAGGAATGGAATATCTGTCCGAGATGATTCGATTCCACGACCTGTCAGGGAGGATCCGGTCTATTTCGGAGCCTTTCTTAGAGGCCTTTATCTGGCCGGTGGATCCGTAGTCGATCCTTCTAAGGAGTATCATCTTGAGATTACTCTCGATACAACCGAAGCATTTGTAAATTCGGTGAAACAGTATGTTTCTGAGAACTTCAACATAAAAGTCGGTGTGGTGAAGGTCAGGGACAAATTCAAAGCATATGTGAAGTCCTCGATGGATATCATCGAGCTACTTTCCCTGATGGGTGGAAAGAAGACCGTCACAAGGCTTTCCAGCGCTATAGAAGTGAGAAAGATCAGGAGTGATGTTAGTAGAACCCTGAACTTCTTGACAGCAAATGCAAATAAGTCCGGACAGGCCATGGCAAAACACGTCAAGGCCATCAGAATTGTCGACAGGAAGCTAGGAATAGAAAATCTGGAAGAGGACCTTCAACAGGTTGCCATTCTACGTCTGGAGAACGAGGATCTCAATTTGAGAGAGCTCGGCGAAATCATGAATCCACCGATGAGCAAGTCAGCAGTATATAATAGGTTGAAAAAACTAATGGCGTTGGCCGAAGAGCTAGGAGATAAATAA
- a CDS encoding gluconeogenesis factor YvcK family protein — protein sequence MSKIVLVGGGTGLSTFARVIKDFVTSLTLIVAVTDDGGSSGILREALGMPPPGDVRNNIIALADDEELLTKVFSHRFSAPAMNGHSLGNIIIAGLMEMCGGFSEAVLTASRMLKIKGIVLPVAEDLVSLVGELDDGTIVKGESRVSAAGKRLKKVSLDRTCEALPEVSDSLVSADTIIIGPGSLFTSVVPNFLVSGVKEALKRSQARKIYVCNIMTQPGETDDFSLAKHVQIAESYCGVEFDLIFWTEIGGVASSVLSRYEEKGSRPVENDMISDGRVKVITGATTEFIDDGRRRPVLRHSRAGIISILHELGLLGEEGI from the coding sequence ATGAGCAAGATAGTTCTTGTCGGAGGTGGGACCGGGCTATCGACTTTCGCTCGAGTGATAAAGGATTTCGTTACTTCTCTTACTCTGATTGTGGCTGTAACAGATGACGGGGGAAGTTCCGGAATATTGAGAGAGGCTTTAGGAATGCCTCCGCCCGGTGATGTAAGAAACAATATTATCGCGCTAGCCGATGATGAAGAACTGTTGACGAAGGTGTTTTCTCACAGGTTCAGTGCCCCGGCGATGAACGGTCATTCGCTCGGAAACATAATTATCGCTGGTCTCATGGAGATGTGTGGAGGTTTTTCCGAGGCAGTTTTGACTGCTTCCAGAATGCTCAAGATCAAAGGCATTGTCCTGCCCGTGGCGGAGGATCTCGTTAGTCTCGTGGGTGAGCTTGACGATGGGACAATTGTCAAGGGAGAATCCCGAGTATCGGCAGCTGGAAAGAGGCTTAAAAAAGTCTCCCTTGACAGAACGTGCGAAGCTCTTCCAGAGGTGAGCGACTCGTTGGTTTCGGCAGATACGATAATTATCGGTCCCGGTAGTCTCTTTACAAGCGTTGTACCTAACTTCCTTGTTTCCGGTGTAAAGGAGGCGCTGAAGAGATCTCAAGCGAGAAAGATCTATGTCTGTAACATCATGACTCAACCGGGTGAAACGGATGATTTTTCACTGGCAAAGCACGTACAAATCGCAGAGAGTTATTGTGGGGTAGAATTCGATCTTATTTTCTGGACAGAGATCGGGGGCGTTGCATCGTCGGTTTTGAGTAGGTATGAAGAGAAAGGCTCACGTCCGGTCGAAAATGACATGATTTCGGATGGGAGGGTTAAGGTAATAACCGGAGCGACTACCGAGTTTATAGACGATGGAAGAAGACGCCCCGTACTTAGGCACTCTCGAGCCGGAATAATTTCGATTCTTCATGAATTAGGCTTGTTGGGAGAGGAAGGAATTTGA
- the nrdR gene encoding transcriptional regulator NrdR: protein MKCPFCGGDSTRVLDSRPTDENTSIRRRRECEKCGARFTTYERYERLPFLVVKKDGRREKFSREKLLNGLLRACEKRPISVDTVNEIVDSVENEVVKSGKHEVVSSEIGEMVMTKLKSLDRVAYVRFASVYKEFRDLDHFMDIIEELRDDRNR, encoded by the coding sequence ATGAAATGTCCATTTTGTGGTGGAGATTCTACGAGAGTCCTGGATTCAAGACCAACCGATGAAAACACTTCGATTCGGAGAAGAAGAGAGTGTGAGAAATGTGGTGCTAGATTCACGACATACGAGAGATATGAAAGACTTCCCTTTTTGGTGGTGAAGAAAGACGGACGGAGAGAGAAGTTCAGCAGGGAGAAACTCTTGAATGGACTGCTAAGAGCCTGTGAGAAGAGACCAATATCTGTTGATACAGTTAATGAAATCGTTGATTCCGTTGAAAACGAAGTCGTGAAGTCCGGGAAACATGAAGTTGTTTCAAGCGAGATTGGTGAGATGGTGATGACTAAACTCAAGTCTCTGGACAGGGTTGCGTATGTTAGATTCGCATCTGTTTACAAGGAATTTAGAGATTTAGACCATTTCATGGATATAATTGAGGAACTCAGAGACGACAGAAATCGTTGA
- the greA gene encoding transcription elongation factor GreA: MKKKVIYLTQEGFNGMKEELESLRKKLMYDIAERIKEARELGDLSENSEYDEAKNEQGRIDSRIKQLEEILNNAEIIEDDGDLSTVKLGYVVELLNIDTNEKSQFRIVNAQEANIFEGKISSDSPIGRGVLTHKVNEVVRVKTPAGWAKYKILTIGK, from the coding sequence GTGAAGAAGAAAGTGATCTACCTTACGCAAGAAGGCTTCAACGGAATGAAAGAGGAACTGGAAAGCCTCAGGAAAAAGCTAATGTACGATATTGCTGAAAGGATTAAGGAAGCCAGGGAACTGGGCGATCTCAGCGAAAACAGCGAATACGATGAGGCCAAGAATGAGCAGGGAAGAATCGACAGCAGAATAAAACAGCTGGAAGAGATTCTCAACAATGCCGAGATCATTGAGGACGACGGCGACCTCAGCACTGTGAAGTTGGGTTATGTTGTGGAGTTACTGAATATAGATACGAATGAAAAATCTCAATTCAGAATCGTTAATGCTCAGGAAGCTAACATATTTGAAGGGAAGATCTCTTCCGATTCTCCTATTGGGCGCGGAGTGTTGACGCACAAAGTCAATGAGGTGGTAAGGGTGAAGACTCCTGCGGGTTGGGCGAAATACAAGATTCTTACCATCGGAAAGTGA
- the zapA gene encoding cell division protein ZapA codes for MKRSVSLDLGGRKYTFLTSDPQELVDQVFSKIGELYDSLKNNEEEIGYEKILVGISVNLAHDLVRSQNELLRLKAKYEEVLSEYFQGRDEVEK; via the coding sequence ATGAAGCGTTCAGTCTCTCTAGATCTAGGAGGAAGGAAGTACACTTTTCTTACTAGTGATCCGCAAGAACTCGTGGATCAAGTTTTTTCAAAGATAGGCGAGCTATATGATTCACTGAAGAATAATGAAGAGGAAATCGGCTATGAAAAAATACTGGTCGGGATTTCTGTCAACCTTGCACACGACCTTGTGAGAAGTCAGAATGAACTGCTTAGGCTAAAGGCGAAATACGAAGAGGTTCTTTCAGAATACTTCCAGGGACGTGACGAGGTTGAGAAGTAG